The following coding sequences lie in one Chiroxiphia lanceolata isolate bChiLan1 chromosome 19, bChiLan1.pri, whole genome shotgun sequence genomic window:
- the LOC116796357 gene encoding myosin-8-like, whose amino-acid sequence SEEDRKNILRLQDLVDKLQMKVKSYKRQSEEAEQLSNVNLSKFRKIQHELEEAEERADIAESQVNKLRAKSREFHRRIEEEE is encoded by the exons TCCGAGGAAGACCGTAAGAATATTCTCAGGCTACAGGATCTGGTGGACAAGCTGCAAATGAAGGTGAAATCCTACAAGAGACAATCTGAGGAGGCT gagcagctctccaATGTCAACCTCTCCAAGTTCCGCAAGATCCAGCACGAGCTGGAGGAAGCCGAGGAACGGGCTGACATTGCAGAGTCACAGGTCAACAAGCTCCGAGCCAAGAGTCGGGAGTTTCATAGGAGGATAGAAGAGGAAGAGTGA